A section of the Piliocolobus tephrosceles isolate RC106 chromosome 14, ASM277652v3, whole genome shotgun sequence genome encodes:
- the ALAD gene encoding delta-aminolevulinic acid dehydratase isoform X1: MTEPAANNAPGALGSNQLMPLCPLAHAMQPQSVLHSGYFHPLLRAWQTATTTLNASNLIYPIFVTDVPDDIQPIASLPGVARYGVNRLEEMLRPLVEEGLRCVLIFGVPSRVPKDERGSAADSEESPAIEAIHLLRKTFPNLLVACDVCLCPYTSHGHCGLLSENGAFRAEESRQRLAEVALAYAKAGCQVVAPSDMMDGRVEAIKEALMAHGLGNRVSVMSYSAKFASCFYGPFRDAAQSSPAFGDRRCYQLPPGARGLALRAVDRDVREGADVLMVKPGMPYLDIMREVKDKHPDLPLAVYHVSGEFAMLWHGAQAGAFDLKAAVLEAMTAFRRAGADIIITYYTPQLLQWLKEE; encoded by the exons atg ACAGAGCCTGCAGCCAACAACGCCCCAGGAGCCCTCGGTTCCAACCAACTGATGCCCCTGTGCCCACTGGCCCATGCCATGCAGCCCCAGTCCGTTCTGCACAGCGGCTACTTCCACCCACTGCTTCGGGCCTGGCAGACAGCCACCACCACCCTCAATGCCTCCAACCTCATCTACCCCATCTTTGTCAC GGATGTTCCTGATGACATACAGCCTATCGCCAGCCTCCCAGGAGTGGCCAG GTATGGTGTGAACCGGCTGGAAGAGATGCTGAGGCCCCTGGTGGAAGAGGGCCTACGCTGTGTCTTGATCTTTGGCGTCCCCAGCAGAGTTCCCAAG GACGAGCGGGGTTCTGCAGCTGACTCCGAGGAGTCCCCAGCTATTGAGGCGATCCATCTGTTGAGGAAGACCTTCCCCAACCTCCTGGTGGCCTGTGACGTCTGCCTATGTCCCTACACCTCCCATGGTCACTGCG GGCTCCTGAGTGAAAATGGAGCATTCCGGGCTGAGGAGAGCCGCCAGCGGCTAGCTGAGGTAGCACTGGCATATGCCAAGGCAG GATGTCAGGTGGTAGCCCCGTCAGACATGATGGATGGACGCGTGGAAGCCATCAAGGAGGCCCTGATGGCACATGGACTTGGCAACAGG GTATCAGTGATGAGCTACAGTGCCAAGTTTGCTTCCTGTTTCTATGGCCCTTTCCG GGACGCAGCTCAGTCAAGCCCAGCTTTTGGGGACCGCCGCTGCTACCAGCTGCCCCCTGGAGCACGAGGCCTGGCCCTCCGAGCTGTG GACCGGGACGTACGGGAAGGAGCTGACGTACTCATGGTGAAGCCGGGAATGCCCTACCTGGACATCATGCGGGAGGTAAAGGACAAG CACCCTGACCTCCCTCTCGCCGTGTACCACGTCTCTGGAGAGTTTGCCATGCTGTGGCACGGAGCCCAGGCTGGGGCATTTGATCTCAAGGCTGCCGTACTGGAGGCCATGACTGCCTTCCGCAGAGCAG GTGCTGACATCATCATCACCTACTACACACCCCAGCTGCTGCAGTGGCTGAAGGAGGAATGA
- the ALAD gene encoding delta-aminolevulinic acid dehydratase isoform X2: MPLCPLAHAMQPQSVLHSGYFHPLLRAWQTATTTLNASNLIYPIFVTDVPDDIQPIASLPGVARYGVNRLEEMLRPLVEEGLRCVLIFGVPSRVPKDERGSAADSEESPAIEAIHLLRKTFPNLLVACDVCLCPYTSHGHCGLLSENGAFRAEESRQRLAEVALAYAKAGCQVVAPSDMMDGRVEAIKEALMAHGLGNRVSVMSYSAKFASCFYGPFRDAAQSSPAFGDRRCYQLPPGARGLALRAVDRDVREGADVLMVKPGMPYLDIMREVKDKHPDLPLAVYHVSGEFAMLWHGAQAGAFDLKAAVLEAMTAFRRAGADIIITYYTPQLLQWLKEE, encoded by the exons ATGCCCCTGTGCCCACTGGCCCATGCCATGCAGCCCCAGTCCGTTCTGCACAGCGGCTACTTCCACCCACTGCTTCGGGCCTGGCAGACAGCCACCACCACCCTCAATGCCTCCAACCTCATCTACCCCATCTTTGTCAC GGATGTTCCTGATGACATACAGCCTATCGCCAGCCTCCCAGGAGTGGCCAG GTATGGTGTGAACCGGCTGGAAGAGATGCTGAGGCCCCTGGTGGAAGAGGGCCTACGCTGTGTCTTGATCTTTGGCGTCCCCAGCAGAGTTCCCAAG GACGAGCGGGGTTCTGCAGCTGACTCCGAGGAGTCCCCAGCTATTGAGGCGATCCATCTGTTGAGGAAGACCTTCCCCAACCTCCTGGTGGCCTGTGACGTCTGCCTATGTCCCTACACCTCCCATGGTCACTGCG GGCTCCTGAGTGAAAATGGAGCATTCCGGGCTGAGGAGAGCCGCCAGCGGCTAGCTGAGGTAGCACTGGCATATGCCAAGGCAG GATGTCAGGTGGTAGCCCCGTCAGACATGATGGATGGACGCGTGGAAGCCATCAAGGAGGCCCTGATGGCACATGGACTTGGCAACAGG GTATCAGTGATGAGCTACAGTGCCAAGTTTGCTTCCTGTTTCTATGGCCCTTTCCG GGACGCAGCTCAGTCAAGCCCAGCTTTTGGGGACCGCCGCTGCTACCAGCTGCCCCCTGGAGCACGAGGCCTGGCCCTCCGAGCTGTG GACCGGGACGTACGGGAAGGAGCTGACGTACTCATGGTGAAGCCGGGAATGCCCTACCTGGACATCATGCGGGAGGTAAAGGACAAG CACCCTGACCTCCCTCTCGCCGTGTACCACGTCTCTGGAGAGTTTGCCATGCTGTGGCACGGAGCCCAGGCTGGGGCATTTGATCTCAAGGCTGCCGTACTGGAGGCCATGACTGCCTTCCGCAGAGCAG GTGCTGACATCATCATCACCTACTACACACCCCAGCTGCTGCAGTGGCTGAAGGAGGAATGA
- the ALAD gene encoding delta-aminolevulinic acid dehydratase isoform X3, which translates to MPCSPSPFCTAATSTHCFGPGRQPPPPSMPPTSSTPSLSRPGLDQAGKPDTGSHPPPTISTPIFLPCFPTIPLSCPLTTGPSHSHQSISHPRSYRDVPDDIQPIASLPGVARYGVNRLEEMLRPLVEEGLRCVLIFGVPSRVPKDERGSAADSEESPAIEAIHLLRKTFPNLLVACDVCLCPYTSHGHCGLLSENGAFRAEESRQRLAEVALAYAKAGCQVVAPSDMMDGRVEAIKEALMAHGLGNRVSVMSYSAKFASCFYGPFRDAAQSSPAFGDRRCYQLPPGARGLALRAVDRDVREGADVLMVKPGMPYLDIMREVKDKHPDLPLAVYHVSGEFAMLWHGAQAGAFDLKAAVLEAMTAFRRAGADIIITYYTPQLLQWLKEE; encoded by the exons ATGCCATGCAGCCCCAGTCCGTTCTGCACAGCGGCTACTTCCACCCACTGCTTCGGGCCTGGCAGACAGCCACCACCACCCTCAATGCCTCCAACCTCATCTACCCCATCTTTGTCAC GCCCTGGGCTTGACCAGGCAGGGAAGCCAGACACTGGAtcccaccctcctcccaccatctCCACTCCCATATTTCTTCCCTGCTTCCCAACCATCCCTCTCAGTTGCCCCCTCACCACTGGCCCTTCCCACAGCCACCAATCCATATCCCACCCCCGCTCTTACAGGGATGTTCCTGATGACATACAGCCTATCGCCAGCCTCCCAGGAGTGGCCAG GTATGGTGTGAACCGGCTGGAAGAGATGCTGAGGCCCCTGGTGGAAGAGGGCCTACGCTGTGTCTTGATCTTTGGCGTCCCCAGCAGAGTTCCCAAG GACGAGCGGGGTTCTGCAGCTGACTCCGAGGAGTCCCCAGCTATTGAGGCGATCCATCTGTTGAGGAAGACCTTCCCCAACCTCCTGGTGGCCTGTGACGTCTGCCTATGTCCCTACACCTCCCATGGTCACTGCG GGCTCCTGAGTGAAAATGGAGCATTCCGGGCTGAGGAGAGCCGCCAGCGGCTAGCTGAGGTAGCACTGGCATATGCCAAGGCAG GATGTCAGGTGGTAGCCCCGTCAGACATGATGGATGGACGCGTGGAAGCCATCAAGGAGGCCCTGATGGCACATGGACTTGGCAACAGG GTATCAGTGATGAGCTACAGTGCCAAGTTTGCTTCCTGTTTCTATGGCCCTTTCCG GGACGCAGCTCAGTCAAGCCCAGCTTTTGGGGACCGCCGCTGCTACCAGCTGCCCCCTGGAGCACGAGGCCTGGCCCTCCGAGCTGTG GACCGGGACGTACGGGAAGGAGCTGACGTACTCATGGTGAAGCCGGGAATGCCCTACCTGGACATCATGCGGGAGGTAAAGGACAAG CACCCTGACCTCCCTCTCGCCGTGTACCACGTCTCTGGAGAGTTTGCCATGCTGTGGCACGGAGCCCAGGCTGGGGCATTTGATCTCAAGGCTGCCGTACTGGAGGCCATGACTGCCTTCCGCAGAGCAG GTGCTGACATCATCATCACCTACTACACACCCCAGCTGCTGCAGTGGCTGAAGGAGGAATGA